Proteins encoded by one window of Emticicia oligotrophica DSM 17448:
- a CDS encoding DUF2256 domain-containing protein encodes MRGVKKENLPSKECIVCGRPFTWRKKWEKDWEEVKYCSDACRKNKSASK; translated from the coding sequence ATGAGAGGAGTAAAAAAAGAAAACTTACCAAGTAAAGAATGTATTGTGTGTGGCAGACCCTTCACATGGAGAAAGAAATGGGAAAAAGATTGGGAGGAAGTGAAATATTGCAGTGATGCTTGTAGAAAAAATAAAAGTGCTTCAAAGTAA
- a CDS encoding TIGR03643 family protein, protein MNSRQKYKTLTDQEKDRIIEMAWEDRTPFDAIEIQFGLKEQEVIELMRREMKPSSWRMWRERVQGRSTKHLAKSLVSDFRHKCNLQRNITHNKISKR, encoded by the coding sequence ATGAATTCGAGACAAAAGTACAAAACACTTACTGACCAAGAAAAAGACCGAATTATTGAAATGGCTTGGGAAGACAGAACTCCATTTGATGCCATTGAAATACAATTTGGATTAAAAGAACAAGAAGTAATAGAACTCATGCGAAGAGAAATGAAACCTTCATCATGGCGAATGTGGAGAGAGCGAGTTCAAGGACGCAGCACTAAACATTTGGCCAAATCTTTAGTGAGTGATTTTAGACATAAATGTAACCTTCAAAGAAATATTACACACAATAAAATATCAAAAAGATAA
- a CDS encoding MGMT family protein, translated as MKKSQENIFDDIYEIVKLVPAGRVTSYGAIAKYLGLGAARMVGWAMNASHGLPDVPAHRVVNRIGLLTGKHHFGGNRMQELLESEGVKVEKDQVVNFKAIFWNPSEELL; from the coding sequence ATGACATTTACGAAATAGTCAAACTTGTACCAGCCGGCCGAGTAACTAGTTATGGTGCCATTGCCAAATATTTAGGCTTAGGAGCTGCTCGAATGGTCGGCTGGGCAATGAATGCAAGTCATGGTTTGCCTGATGTTCCCGCTCATAGAGTAGTCAACCGAATTGGTTTATTGACGGGCAAACATCATTTTGGCGGTAATCGAATGCAAGAATTACTTGAAAGCGAAGGGGTGAAAGTGGAAAAAGACCAAGTAGTAAATTTCAAAGCCATATTTTGGAACCCCTCCGAAGAATTACTTTGA